Part of the Mangifera indica cultivar Alphonso chromosome 4, CATAS_Mindica_2.1, whole genome shotgun sequence genome, tattaagTTTGGCTAAGGGTGTATATGGTTCAGTTTgagagattttttaaattaaattaaaaaaaccgtttgaaaaattttcaaataaaactaaattattttagtttttaaccaaactgaaaaaatataatttagtctGGTTTAAATCAtagtttaaacaaattaaaattattcacttataaatatatattatttaataaaattaataaaattatagttttttagaatataatataaatatgtaaaataaataaataaataaatacatacacacataaatgaaataatataatataatatggttcagtttggtttgaaaatcgtTCAAATTGTAACCCAAACTggaaaaaacaatttgaaaaatttttaaaccaaatcaaactattatataaactaaatcaaataataattttttaagtagttTGATCTAATTTGATTTTGCAATCAAATTACGTATACTTTTAAGTTTGATTAGcttaaatattaaacaattaaaaaggaatcatcaaaaaaaaaaaagttaaaaggaaaaaaaaaaacatttgaataTGACAAAATCGttgaagaggaaaagaaaaaaaaggtaatgTGCAAACTTTTAAACTCAAGTTCTATGAGTTTATTTACActaaaatatgcatttaatatcTATAAGGAATCAACTACTCACTATTCAATTTGAAATGACCTTTCCTATCATGCTACAAGCAAAAGCATCTTCATTTTTTTGACTATCTTTTTctaattaagtttgagttagaCCAACTACTTTGCCTAACTCATACAAACCACATATTTTTGCCCATTCTTATACTCTTTTTCAACAACACTATCAAcaaaacaatctcaaaaaacCTACCACATCCTTACTcccatctttttctttttttttgtccaAACACTAAAAAACAAGTATTCACTAGTACCTTCATAATACCCATTTTAATATATGGTCTCAACTTTAGGTTAAAGAAACTAATACAAAGTCTTTGTAGCTATTGTGACATTCAAAGTCATAGCTTAGGCCATAATAGACATTGCTTTATATTTGTTCTAGTAGCTTCTTATTAGTCATTGCCCTTTGCTTTGTTCATAGTTCAATTATTTATCAAGCTACTTTGCATATTCTTTCAATTGGGTTGCTATTCTTGCCGACCAAAAGGGGGGAATTGAAAAGATATAAAAAGGACAATCATGAACCATGGATGAATTAGATGCTAGGTGAGATATTGAGAAGATTGtccttttattataataaccacaactttttgttttggttattttttttatcgtGTCATCAGTatgtataaatttgatataatttgattttagataTAACACAATGAAATTAGTGTTTTAAAACCTATTTATTCAATCTAAATCAACTTAATCAAACTGTCATACTAACGTAAGTATATAATGCTTTGTTAATTTTGCATTGCTAGTCGTAAGATAGTGACAAATATGtcattaaactaaatttatctttttttagattaatataatataatataatataatatatataattttaattgttttattgacGTTACCAATTCTacgaataattaattatcaatcaGATCAAACAAAACATGAAATGATCCTTTAATCGTGTCAATGCCTTATTTGGGTATTTAAAACATTGAATGAAATCATCACACTTGTATACTTTTTCTATTAGTTctttacaaatgaaaatattaaaaagttgtaGCTTATTTTAAGGTAAGGTATATTAATATGAGAATTTCTACTACAAACCAATCCTTTTATAAGTAAAGCTTGAATTAGATAAGTGTTTAAATGGCCACATTTGATGTTGAAGCCAGGACATTGATCCTTGGCCTCGAATTTTCAAGGTTGAATTCCTAGAATTCCTTTAACATGAACGTTTTTTCAAccccaattttaaatattaatgaatactATTGTTACCAtacattatgtaattaaattattttattttattttttatttttaatttaaaattgtacaTCACATAATATGTCAATCGTTCATACTCGTtttattagtatataaaatagtattatttatagaaaataaaattattagtggATGAGGAGATTACTAAATGTTGGTGTTTAAGATGTAAAATAAACTTCTAAGTGAATCAAGTGTCTAGTGTTGAGTGTACAAAATCTTTAATTCAACTATATACTTATTCTATAATATTCATCAACTGAATGTATATaccatatgataaaattatccaattaattctttaatgaaaaatagaCCCCGCAAATTAGTTTAAGTTATTGAATTGGGAAATTGATGCTATGAAAATTCAGCAACATCAATGTCATTGCATTAGATCTTTAATTGtttcgaaaattttgaaaactttccTATGGTGAAGATTGCCATTAAATATTGATAGCTACAATTAAGATAACTGTTTCAACAACTTAAATGCTCAAGAGGGATGCTAGACgttgatattttttatacataatttaaatatatagatgatgtgttattatgtgattgtgtgttattttatttttaattcaaaatcattcaattatataataacatataatttatatacccaaattatatttaaaaaatgtatacacatagttttgttgAATGCTCAATTGTGTTACCGAAAATCTCATGGGAACTACAGAAAATGATTGCTAACAATGTCATTTATTGATGACCCTTAAATGATAGCTTAAGTAGTAAAAgatgagattttatatataaaaaaatatgaattcaagtcTATTTTAGTGACATATCGAGATTAAACTATTAActctaaatttgttttattcaatatgcttagtttaatcttaaaaatgataatttaactcGAACGGAGGGTCgttataagaaagaaaaaaaagtcatttataCAAGAATAAATTGACAAACTGACATTAAAAAACAGAcaattgataattatattatgaaataaaagGTGGCAAAAATTGATTCAGTAGGCAAGAAAGGTTAAAGTGAATCCATCATATAACATAAAAGATCATTTAAATTTCCCCTTTTTTTATTCTAGGCATGACCATCTGCCCCCATTTATTTGTCATGTCTCCggtcatattttataatttttgcttTTGGGTCTTTCTTATAACTTTATCAAATTTCTATACATTCCACAATACTTTTCAATATTGTATGGTAAACATCACTTAAACCCTTAAAGTTTGTTTTGTGTCTTTATGCCAACAATATCCCCCttgcttttaattaataaaactgtgTGTATCCagttttgaatatttcattaaatattcaCATagtgtgtcattatgtgattttgaattaaacataagataacaataacaataaatcatatGCTAAAAATTATTTGGGTACTCAAAATAGGGTCCACATATCATtgcttgattttaataatatatatgtactAATATGTGTCCTAACAATGACATGTCATCAcccaatcatatagtaatacgtcattattaatatacaaattagtaCTCATTGTAAATACCTATAGTCTTACTCAACAAACAAACCTTTCTCATTATCCtattatttttgctttgaatGGTCGATCACTTAACAGTCGAAAACTCCACATgtatttttccaattttttctaTCTAATATTCAATTTTTAGGTACTTAAAAAGCATTTCAATTGTTAAAAAAGgagatattattaatatttttgaaaccatgttgggttttgtttatattaatctAAAAATTAGAGGTTAGATATAAAACTTGTGACATGTATGTAAAAGTATTCACATCCATAAAACAAGAGGTAGTGTCTTTTTATAGTCATGATTAAGGGTACAAAGGCTAACCCAAAACATTAGAAGAAGATTGTAGATTTAAGGACCAGATTGGGACAGATTGAGAACATCTAAGctaaaaatagattaaagcgAAAAAGCAAAAGAATAATAGATGAGAGAGAAGATTcttcacaaaattttattatcaacatAACCCCACAAGTATTGAACTTCTCTTTGTTGGTCCCTTAAATCCAATTCTAATTGTCTCCTTCAATTCACCAATAAAATCGTTTGTCACTTCATGTATATACTCCACTAAATAAAGAGTATAATATTGTCTTGTTCGTTGATTGGATTTCAATAAACATCTCTAAATATGTtaaatgtttttcctttttctggaAGCAAAAATGTTCAATGACACTCTATCAAGcagaacaatattatgtgtattcagttttgattatttaattaagaattcaaatgatataatcatataatatatattatctgaatgcccaattaaataatttcaattgtgtatatattattttattgacatCAAGCTATATGTCAATAATTGTGTATAAATTTGCTAGCTTCAAACCTTATAATTACTTTCTTTTATAAGTCAATTTTTTCAGTGATGAGAAACTCTATTTAGTGAAGATTGATCTTCACATCGATAAATTTTAGACGGACTAATCCAACAATTCATCAAATCACAACTAATAAGACGGAAACTCAACAACAATAATTTGGGGAAAACTAAAAGATGATGAATTATTAGAACAAGGTGGCTTATGAATAGACCAGAAATCAAGCAATTAAAGTATCATAATGAAACTTTTGGATGAAATGAAATTCTGCCAACTCTTAAACGTAAGTTAGCAAAAAGCTAAATTTACATCAACAAGAAAAGCACTAAAAACCCaactcaaaaaagaaaatccCTCTTAAGAAAAGTGATTGATTTCACTAATTATTAGTAGTAGTAAGAGTACAAATAATTGGAGACAAGCTTACATGGGTTAAGAGGTGTGGAATCTTTCAGTCTTTTCACCTGTTTCGAGAAAACATATTTCTTCAAGGCTTTCTTTAAAGGCAAGAACAAAGAAACTtacaaaggagaaagaaaacaaaacaaaacaaaacaaaatactttTTCCTTTGTATATTTACAAAATGTATCATTTCCCATCTgcaaaattgaaagatttaagggggaaaataattagtccattgagaattttaatgtcaaagagaaaatattgaaacatAATGAAGGTGGTTATgaataaacaatgataaatgaTAAAAGGAAGTAGCTAGGGTTACCTTTGTCTCCCTCGTATACTTTTCttaggaaagaaaggaaaagaatgaGAAGAGCAACTCCAGCAATGAGTCCTATTAAGATGGCAAGTGTCTTCTCAATTTCTTCAtcgttgttgttgttgttgttgttgttatctACGTCCAAAATTATAAGTAAAAGAATTAGAATAACACTAATATCCCATATAGTAATTCTACATGCATACagtcttaaatattttattaaatattcagatgatatatcataatgtaattgaatatttttttatctttaattcaaaatcagttaattataaaatgatatatcatctaaatacttaattaaatactcaaaattaaatatacacaattttattgtaTCCAATAATAGGCAACTAATTTTgacaacaaaaaatttacacATGAAAATTCAAGAAAGTTTGAAAGTGATGAGGCTCTAAACTTTATATTAGCATTGGATGCTTTCCTTTTTATTTCTAGGAAGACATTAATTCAAAGTGGGacctcataattttttttaaattttcatgttATGTAAAGTTATAATCTTGGTGCTTTACAGGTAAATTTGAATACTAAAAAAGTCCACATACCCAATAGTCAAACAGTAACCCTTATAAGATTGAATAATGTTATCTGTATCCAGTTTTgagtattttaataatatattattaaattattgagagttattttgttattaatttaaaattatttaattatataataatatattatttaaatacttaattgagTACTCAAAATTAGATACACGTAAATTTATTGAATCGAATTTCATTATCTCCCTTTATACCCATTGAAAGTTAAAACCTTGAACACGTTTAATGCAATGATAATGCTAAAATATTCAACTAATTCATTGACAATAGATTCATGTTGAAGCATATGATCCAACCTTTtccttaaattaataaaaaaaatttcaaccatTCAAGTCACAATCACCCTTGTTTCATACAAGCCATATATCCAAAGTCATATAGAACCAGACATTTTTCTCCTTATATTgctaaatatgtataaataattataaaataaaaccgAATTTCCTtccataaaaattatcaataaaaaaattttatatgcgAATTTTAGTGACAatcatcaaaaatttttttgtgatgatgatattatatgagaaaacctttttttttttttccttataatgTGACAAAGCATGGCTAATTTGATTAAACAAAGTCTCAAATTATTTAGACAggggaaaattttcttttagtcacccttactttgaaaattcacattAAAATGAAGagatttggggggggggggggtggtgtcGGGGGTGGAGGCGAAGCTAAATTTGCGCATTTTGctataaggttttaaataattttgtttaaatcccGCTAAATTAAGTcggaaaaattaaaataaaccacCACCTAACAAGGTGGCGAAACCGCTTACCGTTACCGCCGTTCGAGTGATCTCCGCCCTTGGAGTAGCGCGCATAGCATTTGGCCAAGTACATGTCACCCCACCTGGAGGCCGCACAGTCCGTTTTCAGCAGTCCGATCGCGTCAGATAAACAATCCTGACACTCGCTCGCACTCAAATCCCCTACGCACTGTGCCACGCCGGATAAATCCCCCGATCCGCCAACTCTATACGGCTTGTAGCTCCCATCACTCGCAGCTAAATAACCCAACAACGAATCACGCCGAGTCAACGTGTCCGAGTCGTACGCAAGCGACGGTCCACATTTCCTCACTACAACCGTCTTGTCCTCCACCCCTAAAAACGATGTGTTATCGTATTTCACGAAACAGCCCTCCAGCTGCAGCGCGCCGCCGCAGGAGTTGGGACAGATGGTGCCGAGTTGGCTGACGGCGCGGGCGACGCAGCGGCTGCAGTCGGCGCTGTTGAGGTCGCCACGGCATTGGAAGAGGCCGTAGAGGGCTTCCTGTGAGGTGGAGGAAGGGATGGTGAAGTTGTTGTAGGTGGTGAAAGCGGCTGAGTTGACTATCGAGGTGAGCATCGAGTTAACGCTGAACTCGTAGGGTGAGCCCGTTGTGTATTTGAGCTGGGAGCAGCCGCCGAAGACGAAGGTGTCGACGGCGGAGGAAGATGGGGTTGCGAAAAGTGAGAAAGTGATGAAAAGAAttggaagaagaaagagaagtaGAGGGATGAAAGACATGTTTAAGTGATATGGAAggttgaagaagatgatggaGAATAAGTGAAGGAATAATCTGAAGAATTTTAATggagaaatgaaaaaaaggaGAGAGCTTTTTGCAGAGCAGTGGAGAGGAGATGCTTTAAGGAGAATTTACGTAAGGAAGAGACTtacttgatatatatttattatcttgCCATGTGTTCGTtatatgattgtttttttttttttttaatttaagtttttagttacatttttttaatattatatgataaataaaaggTAGATTAGTTActgaatttatattattttcaaccaaatggataaacaaatttatgtgttttgtatttttaaattaaaaataaaataaataataaattagagcTCGTCTTTTCAGTAATTTTTTCCTTCAACGAATtagtttttccctttttaacgattttttctactttttctttgacaatttttttctatttattctttaatgatttttttagatttaaacaagctaaactcaattttaagtaaattattttaggtttgagtcaaactcgagaTGCCACTTGCTCAAACTTGACTTAGTCAGTCGCCCTTAGCCACATTAGTTTGAGATAGATAATCAAATTCTGCTTCAATTATAAACTTTTGTATGATgaatgcataaaataaaattagaaaggccaaaagacttgtactcacccaagatatagtgaaattttaaagtctcACTctccaactttaaaa contains:
- the LOC123213148 gene encoding plasmodesmata-located protein 6, translated to MSFIPLLLFLLPILFITFSLFATPSSSAVDTFVFGGCSQLKYTTGSPYEFSVNSMLTSIVNSAAFTTYNNFTIPSSTSQEALYGLFQCRGDLNSADCSRCVARAVSQLGTICPNSCGGALQLEGCFVKYDNTSFLGVEDKTVVVRKCGPSLAYDSDTLTRRDSLLGYLAASDGSYKPYRVGGSGDLSGVAQCVGDLSASECQDCLSDAIGLLKTDCAASRWGDMYLAKCYARYSKGGDHSNGGNDNNNNNNNNDEEIEKTLAILIGLIAGVALLILFLSFLRKVYEGDKDGK